From a single Dendropsophus ebraccatus isolate aDenEbr1 chromosome 8, aDenEbr1.pat, whole genome shotgun sequence genomic region:
- the LRIT1 gene encoding leucine-rich repeat, immunoglobulin-like domain and transmembrane domain-containing protein 1 — translation MCVSFVILGCLAFGSLPFFCLSCPSQCSCTFHSLSDGSKSREVLCNDPEMTLTPVNIPTDTFKLRLEKTSIRRVQGEAFHLLSNLEFLWMPYNSILSLSVVTLRGLRKLQELRLDGNDLTSFPWESLASTPRLRLLDLHNNELSSIPKDAARYMKNITYLDLSSNKLLTLPQELIASWLNLHSASYFSNDHSTLILGLQDNPWLCDCSLYEMVHFLNFPSPSVAFIEPRLKCYSPRSLAGVQFNQVELRKCQSPVIHTSVAKLKTMIGSTVLLRCGTIGIPIPELSWRRSDGNQINGSVHQEISSDGMSWSMLNLPTVNYKDSGEYICKARNNMGMAEAFISVLVTDSNTTDEPNDGGKYQSTEENIGLQKFRISGNRLQDSELQNINPNSVLKQDIKDPGNIMLSSPTKQPETERMVRGVKVIGDTDHSVSLAWKAPLAKNVTVFSVLYAIFGERDMRRINVEPGKTKITIDGLIPKTKYIACVCVKGLVPKKEQCIIFSTDEAASAGGTQKLINVVVISVACVIAVPLTLVVCCGALKRRCKKGLGRKSKDIQDSYVTFESLATSSKAKGNEGEYLTRHNLDESNRLLSARSSVDSEAIPKPEGQPNEFFC, via the exons ATGTGTGTCTCTTTTGTCATCCTTGGTTGCCTGGCGTTTGGAAGCCTTCCTTTCTTTTGCTTATCATGCCCATCTCAGTGCAGCTGTACATTCCACTCACTCAGCGATGGATCTAAATCAAG GGAGGTACTTTGTAACGACCCTGAGATGACCTTAACACCGGTGAACATTCCAACGGACACATTTAAACTTCGTCTAGAAAAGACATCTATCAGACGTGTTCAAGGGGAAGCTTTCCACCTACTCTCCAACCTTGAATTTCTCTGGATGCCCTATAATTCAATACTGAGCTTGAGTGTGGTGACATTACGAGGACTCCGTAAACTTCAAGAACTCAGATTGGATGGAAATGACCTCACATCCTTTCCTTGGGAATCTCTGGCCAGTACACCCCGACTAAGGCTGCTTGACTTGCACAATAATGAGTTGTCCTCTATACCTAAAGATGCAGCTCGATATATGAAAAACATAACTTACTTGGATTTATCTAGCAATAAACTTCTGACACTTCCTCAAGAACTCATTGCCTCCTGGCTAAACCTTCATTCTGCATCATATTTTTCGAATGATCATTCCACTTTGATCCTTG GTCTGCAGGATAACCCTTGGTTATGTGATTGCAGCCTGTATGAAATGGTTCATTTCCTCAACTTCCCATCTCCGTCTGTAGCATTCATAGAGCCACGCCTAAAGTGCTATTCACCACGCAGCCTTGCAGGAGTACAGTTCAATCAAGTGGAGTTAAGGAAATGTCAGAGTCCAGTCATTCACACCTCTGTGGCAAAACTCAAGACAATGATTGGCAGCACAGTCTTACTGAGATGTGGCACCATAGGCATCCCAATCCCCGAACTGAGCTGGAGAAGATCTGATGGGAACCAAATTAATGGATCAG tgcaCCAAGAAATTTCAAGTGATGGTATGAGTTGGTCCATGCTAAACTTGCCTACTGTTAACTACAAAGATTCTGGCGAGTATATCTGTAAAGCTAGAAATAACATGGGAATGGCAGAAGCCTTCATTTCTGTGCTGGTTACTGACTCCAACACAACTGATGAGCCAAATGATGGTG GAAAATATCAATCTACAGAGGAAAACATTGGATTGCAAAAATTTCGGATCAGTGGTAATAGACTTCAGGACAGCGAGCTACAGAATATTAATCCTAACTCTGTTCTAAAACAAGACATCAAGGATCCAGGCAATATCATGCTCAGCTCCCCGACAAAACAGCCGGAGACAGAGAGGATGGTCAGAGGGGTTAAAGTTATAGGTGACACTGACCACAGTGTGTCTCTTGCCTGGAAAGCTCCTCTTGCCAAAAATGTTACCGTTTTCAGTGTTCTATATGCAATTTTTGGAGAGCGAGACATGCGAAGGATTAATGTGGAGCCTGGCAAGACAAAAATCACCATTGATGGTCTAATACCCAAAACTAAATATATTGCATGTGTTTGTGTGAAAGGTCTTGTACCGAAGAAGGAACAATGCATCATTTTTTCCACGGATGAAGCTGCTAGTGCTGGAGGGACACAAAAACTCATTAATGTAGTGGTGATCAGTGTGGCCTGTGTCATAGCTGTCCCTTTAACCTTGGTGGTCTGCTGCGGGGCATTAAAAAGGAGATGCAAAAAGGGCCTGGGTCGGAAATCTAAAGACATACAAGACTCCTATGTGACATTTGAAAGTCTTGCAACCAGCTCGAAAGCAAAGGGGAATGAAGGAGAATATTTGACTCGGCATAATCTGGATGAATCAAACAGGCTGCTGTCTGCTCGGTCCAGTGTAGACTCCGAAGCAATACCAAAGCCAGAAGGCCAGCCTAATGAGTTTTTCTGCTAA